A stretch of the Bacillus licheniformis DSM 13 = ATCC 14580 genome encodes the following:
- a CDS encoding type III polyketide synthase — protein sequence MAYVISAGTSIPRCHVDQKEAAVFAREMFKDSFKDIDRLLSAFQNGEIASRQFVMPLDWYKEAKSFKEKNQTYIDMAVRHSAEAVSNCLSDDRFLKKEIPCGKIDAIFFISSTGISTPSIEAKLMNILPFSKRAKRIPIWGLGCAGGASGIARAFEYCKAFPKAHVLVIAAELCSLTFQKDDQSKSNLIGTSLFGDGIAALLMCGKEADFSEARFEVLPEVLGSQSSTLEDSEEVMGWEINDNGFRVVFSRDIPTLIKTHLKNDIEAFLNKEHIALENIQVFLAHPGGKKVLDAYMEILGFSEAHIDCSRKILARHGNMSSATVMHVLKEYCLHGGPVPGKYGLLGALGPGFSSELLLLRWTKRE from the coding sequence ATGGCCTATGTCATTTCGGCGGGGACAAGCATTCCGCGCTGCCATGTCGACCAGAAGGAAGCAGCCGTTTTTGCGAGGGAGATGTTCAAAGATTCATTTAAAGACATTGATCGTCTGCTGTCAGCTTTTCAAAATGGCGAAATCGCTTCACGGCAATTTGTCATGCCTTTGGATTGGTACAAAGAGGCCAAGAGCTTCAAGGAGAAAAATCAAACGTACATTGATATGGCTGTCAGACACAGTGCTGAAGCCGTTTCGAATTGTCTGTCGGACGACCGTTTTTTGAAAAAAGAAATCCCTTGCGGAAAAATTGACGCGATTTTTTTTATTTCCTCTACAGGCATCTCGACTCCCAGCATTGAAGCGAAGCTTATGAACATTCTGCCTTTTTCAAAACGGGCGAAGCGGATCCCGATCTGGGGGCTAGGCTGTGCAGGAGGGGCTTCAGGTATAGCGCGGGCATTCGAATACTGCAAAGCGTTTCCAAAAGCCCATGTCCTTGTGATTGCGGCGGAGCTGTGCAGTTTAACGTTTCAAAAGGATGATCAATCGAAAAGCAATCTTATCGGCACATCTTTATTTGGCGATGGAATCGCCGCGCTTTTAATGTGCGGCAAGGAAGCGGATTTCTCAGAAGCCAGATTTGAGGTTCTTCCGGAAGTATTGGGCTCACAATCCAGCACCTTGGAAGATTCGGAAGAGGTCATGGGATGGGAAATCAATGACAACGGTTTTCGCGTCGTTTTTTCCAGGGACATTCCGACATTGATCAAAACACACTTAAAGAACGATATCGAAGCATTTCTGAATAAAGAACATATCGCTTTGGAGAACATTCAAGTATTTCTGGCCCACCCTGGCGGAAAAAAAGTTCTCGACGCTTATATGGAAATCCTTGGATTTTCCGAAGCGCACATCGACTGTTCACGAAAAATTTTGGCCAGGCACGGCAATATGTCATCGGCCACTGTGATGCATGTTTTAAAGGAATATTGCTTGCATGGCGGCCCCGTGCCGGGAAAATACGGTCTCTTAGGGGCGCTCGGACCGGGCTTTTCATCGGAGCTGCTGCTCTTGAGATGGACAAAAAGAGAGTGA
- a CDS encoding GNAT family N-acetyltransferase, producing the protein METVNELVERIRTKDGGEAVIRPVKMADAPDIIEAVKDVIQTGVYIQKERPRTLEEERAFISDMMKKDNMYAAVEIDGTVYGIARVIRGELKMKRHTGLFRTWLHSKAQGLGIGREIMSYTLKWCRLHRLHKLCLTVFSENEAALSLYKKSGFIVEGVQKEQVLSDGKYEDEVLMAYFFNGST; encoded by the coding sequence ATGGAAACTGTGAATGAGCTTGTCGAACGAATCAGGACGAAAGACGGCGGTGAAGCTGTCATCCGTCCCGTCAAAATGGCGGATGCCCCTGACATCATCGAGGCGGTGAAAGATGTGATTCAAACGGGCGTTTACATCCAAAAAGAACGGCCGCGCACACTTGAGGAAGAGCGTGCATTTATCAGCGATATGATGAAAAAAGACAACATGTATGCGGCGGTTGAAATCGATGGTACGGTGTACGGAATTGCCCGGGTCATACGCGGCGAACTCAAAATGAAGCGGCACACGGGTCTGTTCAGAACTTGGCTCCACAGCAAGGCGCAGGGGCTTGGGATCGGCAGGGAAATCATGTCCTACACCCTGAAATGGTGCAGGCTGCATCGCCTGCATAAGCTCTGCTTGACCGTTTTTTCCGAAAATGAAGCAGCGCTGTCGCTCTATAAGAAAAGCGGCTTTATCGTTGAAGGGGTTCAAAAGGAACAGGTTTTGTCGGACGGGAAATATGAAGATGAAGTGCTGATGGCCTATTTTTTCAACGGGTCCACATAA
- the pbuX gene encoding xanthine permease PbuX — protein MKLTAGKTVSLSIQHVLAMYAGAVVVPLIVGGALGLTPAQLTYLVSADILMCGVATLLQVWKNRFFGIGLPVVLGCTFTAVSPMISIASTYGIPAIYGSIIAGGVIVVIISFFFGKLVKFFPPVVTGSVVTVIGITLIPVAMNNMAGGEGSSDFGELSNLALAFSVLLVIVLLYRFTSGFIKSISILIGLIAGTAGAALMGKVDFTEVANAGWVQMIHPFYFGAPVFEVTPILTMSLVLIVSLVESTGVYFALGDLTDRRLTEKDLGKGYRAEGIAVLLGGVFNAFPYTAYSQNVGLVQLTGVKKNSVIALAGAFLILLGLFPKAAALTTIIPKPVLGGAMVAMFGMVIAYGIKMLSRVDFGKQENLLIVACSIGIGLGVTVVPQMFQNLPDAVKLLTENGIVAGSFTAILLNAIFHIHPFSRHAEQPEAVSAEKSAV, from the coding sequence ATGAAACTTACAGCCGGTAAAACTGTTTCATTAAGCATTCAGCACGTCCTTGCCATGTATGCAGGAGCCGTTGTCGTACCGCTGATCGTCGGCGGCGCTCTCGGTCTGACGCCGGCTCAGCTGACATACCTTGTATCTGCCGACATTTTGATGTGCGGTGTGGCGACGCTGCTGCAAGTTTGGAAAAACCGCTTTTTCGGTATCGGTTTGCCTGTTGTATTGGGGTGTACGTTCACAGCCGTTTCTCCGATGATTTCGATCGCCTCGACATATGGTATTCCAGCGATCTATGGAAGCATCATAGCAGGTGGTGTGATTGTCGTCATCATTTCTTTTTTCTTCGGAAAGCTTGTTAAGTTTTTCCCTCCCGTGGTCACAGGATCTGTCGTCACGGTGATCGGTATCACCTTGATTCCCGTTGCGATGAACAACATGGCCGGCGGTGAAGGCAGCAGCGATTTCGGCGAGCTGTCCAATCTTGCTTTAGCTTTTTCCGTTTTACTAGTCATCGTCCTTTTATATCGTTTTACATCAGGATTTATCAAGTCAATTTCCATTTTAATCGGCTTGATCGCAGGAACAGCCGGCGCCGCTCTAATGGGAAAAGTTGATTTTACAGAAGTCGCAAACGCTGGCTGGGTGCAGATGATTCATCCGTTTTACTTCGGCGCCCCTGTTTTTGAAGTTACCCCGATCTTGACGATGTCCCTCGTGCTGATCGTCAGCCTTGTCGAGTCCACAGGCGTCTACTTTGCATTGGGCGATTTGACGGACCGCCGCCTGACAGAAAAGGATTTAGGAAAAGGATATCGCGCCGAAGGGATTGCCGTGCTGTTGGGCGGGGTTTTCAACGCCTTTCCTTATACGGCGTATTCGCAAAACGTCGGTCTCGTTCAGCTGACAGGAGTTAAGAAAAACAGCGTGATCGCGCTTGCCGGAGCTTTTCTCATTTTGTTGGGGCTGTTTCCGAAAGCCGCTGCTTTAACGACGATCATTCCTAAACCTGTGCTCGGCGGCGCTATGGTAGCGATGTTCGGCATGGTGATCGCCTACGGGATCAAAATGCTGAGCAGGGTTGATTTCGGCAAGCAGGAGAACTTGTTGATCGTAGCGTGTTCAATCGGAATCGGCCTCGGCGTGACGGTTGTACCGCAAATGTTTCAAAACCTTCCTGACGCCGTCAAGCTTTTGACAGAGAACGGAATTGTTGCGGGAAGCTTTACCGCCATTCTCTTGAATGCGATCTTTCACATTCATCCGTTTTCTCGTCATGCTGAACAGCCTGAAGCAGTTTCTGCTGAGAAATCTGCCGTTTAA
- the xpt gene encoding xanthine phosphoribosyltransferase yields the protein MEKLKRKIAEQGTVLSDEVLKVDSFLNHQIDPELMLAVGEEFASLFREEGVTKIVTIESSGIAPAVMAGLKLGVPVVFARKRQSLTLTENLLTASVYSFTKKTESTVAVSASHLSKDDKVLIIDDFLANGQAAKGLVSIIEQAGAKVCGIGIVIEKSFQTGREELENLGIRVESLARIASLAGGKVTFLQEVGS from the coding sequence ATGGAAAAGCTAAAACGAAAAATTGCAGAGCAGGGCACGGTGTTGTCTGACGAAGTGCTGAAAGTTGATTCATTTTTAAATCATCAAATCGATCCGGAATTAATGCTTGCTGTGGGTGAAGAGTTTGCTTCGCTTTTCCGGGAGGAAGGCGTCACAAAGATTGTGACGATTGAATCCTCAGGCATCGCACCTGCCGTGATGGCCGGCTTGAAGCTGGGCGTGCCGGTAGTATTTGCAAGAAAGCGTCAATCGCTTACCTTGACGGAAAATCTGTTGACGGCTTCTGTCTATTCATTTACAAAGAAAACGGAAAGTACGGTTGCCGTATCAGCCAGCCACCTTTCAAAGGATGACAAAGTTCTGATCATCGACGATTTTTTGGCAAACGGACAAGCAGCTAAAGGGCTCGTTTCCATCATTGAACAGGCCGGCGCTAAGGTGTGCGGAATCGGAATCGTCATCGAGAAATCATTCCAGACGGGCAGGGAGGAACTTGAAAATCTTGGAATCAGAGTCGAATCCCTTGCGCGTATTGCCTCTCTTGCCGGTGGAAAAGTTACCTTTTTACAGGAGGTTGGGTCATGA
- a CDS encoding carboxypeptidase M32, whose protein sequence is MSINTYEKEFLETLKKISRYEQAINVMYWDMRTGAPRKGEESRAEAIGQLSADVFQMRTSPRMKELLDTLAGQKQDLPFDTQKAVEEAKKEYDLNSKIPEEEFKEYTTLTSKAESVWEKAKKASDFSLFAPYLEKIIDFKKRFISYWGYEGHPYNTLLDQYEPGVTVEKLDALFSELREAIVPLVQKIAASDKKPDTGFVHDHFPKERQRDVCHFFLQELGYDFEAGRLDETVHPFQVTISQGDARVTTAYNENDFRSAVFGTIHECGHAIYEQNIDEALGGTNLSDGASMGIHESQSLFYENFIGRHQSFWTRYFDKIKEASPDQFAGVTAEGFYRAVNESKPSLIRIEADELTYPLHIMIRYEIEKAIFSGEVSVGDLPKLWNDKYEAYLGITPPDDAKGILQDVHWSGGDFGYFPSYALGYMYAAQLKSSMLKDLPEFDRLIENGDFQPIRKWLTEHVHIHGKRKKPLEIIKSATGEELNVRHLIRYLEEKYTTLYL, encoded by the coding sequence ATGTCGATCAATACATATGAAAAAGAGTTTTTAGAAACATTAAAGAAAATCAGCCGGTATGAGCAGGCGATTAATGTCATGTACTGGGATATGAGAACGGGCGCGCCGAGAAAAGGGGAGGAAAGCCGCGCTGAAGCTATCGGCCAATTGTCGGCAGACGTCTTTCAGATGAGAACGTCCCCGCGGATGAAAGAGCTTTTGGATACCTTAGCCGGGCAAAAACAAGATCTGCCTTTTGATACACAGAAAGCGGTTGAAGAAGCGAAAAAAGAGTACGATTTAAACAGCAAGATTCCGGAAGAGGAGTTCAAAGAATATACGACACTGACTTCCAAAGCGGAATCCGTCTGGGAAAAAGCGAAAAAGGCGTCCGATTTTTCTCTCTTTGCTCCGTATTTAGAAAAAATCATCGACTTTAAAAAACGGTTTATCTCATACTGGGGATATGAAGGCCATCCTTATAACACGCTTCTGGACCAATACGAACCAGGCGTTACAGTCGAAAAGCTCGACGCCCTTTTTTCTGAATTGCGGGAGGCTATCGTTCCGCTTGTGCAAAAGATTGCCGCCAGTGATAAAAAGCCTGATACGGGCTTTGTTCACGATCATTTCCCGAAAGAGCGGCAGCGCGATGTTTGCCACTTCTTCTTACAGGAGCTGGGCTATGATTTTGAGGCGGGGCGCCTGGATGAGACGGTTCATCCTTTCCAGGTGACGATCAGCCAAGGGGATGCCCGGGTGACCACAGCATACAATGAAAACGATTTTCGGTCGGCTGTTTTCGGAACAATTCATGAATGCGGCCATGCCATTTATGAACAGAACATTGATGAAGCGCTGGGCGGAACCAATTTATCAGACGGCGCATCAATGGGCATTCATGAATCTCAATCCCTTTTCTATGAGAACTTTATCGGCAGGCATCAAAGCTTTTGGACGCGGTATTTTGATAAAATAAAGGAAGCAAGCCCTGACCAGTTTGCAGGCGTTACTGCCGAAGGGTTCTACAGAGCCGTTAATGAATCAAAGCCGTCGCTGATTCGGATCGAGGCTGATGAACTGACATATCCGCTGCATATTATGATCCGCTATGAAATTGAAAAAGCGATTTTCAGCGGCGAAGTATCGGTCGGAGACCTTCCAAAACTATGGAATGACAAATATGAAGCATACCTGGGCATTACGCCTCCCGACGATGCTAAAGGAATCCTGCAGGATGTCCATTGGTCCGGCGGAGATTTCGGTTATTTTCCTTCATATGCGCTTGGATATATGTATGCGGCTCAACTGAAGTCAAGCATGCTGAAAGATCTTCCGGAGTTTGACCGTCTGATTGAAAACGGCGATTTTCAACCGATCAGAAAGTGGCTGACAGAGCATGTACACATCCACGGCAAAAGAAAAAAACCGCTGGAAATCATTAAATCTGCGACAGGCGAAGAATTAAACGTCCGTCATTTAATCCGCTATCTGGAAGAAAAATATACAACACTCTATTTGTAA